The following proteins are encoded in a genomic region of Nitratireductor sp. GISD-1A_MAKvit:
- a CDS encoding folylpolyglutamate synthase/dihydrofolate synthase family protein, giving the protein MTILSAEREIERLLSLHPKGFDLSLERITRLLERLGNPHLNMPPVIHVAGTNGKGSATAFARAVLEASGRIVHVHTSPHLVNWHERYRLGADGGGRLVEDAVLADAVARVAEANAGEKITVFEILTAVMFVLFSEHPADVAIVEVGLGGRFDATNVIPRPAASLIMPISLDHEAYLGDRVELIAAEKAGIIKRGAPVVVGQQPFDAAREVLVDTAERLACPLTVYGEDFLAFEENGRMIYQDNDGLFDMALPQLAGRHQIANAAAAIAAVKAAGFPVGLRAAEAAMERVVWPGRLQRLPQGALAELGPEGAEIWIDGGHNPGAGEAIAEALASEEDRSPRPLFLIAGMINTKDQTGYFRAFEGMARHVYTVPVTSSDAGVPNAELAARAMEAGLSAEPVHSVANALKLLRDTLDAGRDGTEPPPRILICGSLYLIGAVLAENDTPPL; this is encoded by the coding sequence ATGACCATTCTCTCCGCCGAGCGGGAAATCGAGCGTCTTCTGTCGCTCCATCCCAAGGGCTTCGACCTGTCGCTCGAGCGCATCACGCGCCTGCTCGAGCGGCTGGGCAATCCGCATCTGAACATGCCGCCGGTCATTCACGTGGCCGGCACGAACGGCAAGGGCTCGGCCACGGCCTTCGCGCGCGCGGTGCTGGAGGCGTCGGGCCGCATCGTTCACGTTCACACGTCGCCGCATCTGGTCAACTGGCACGAGCGCTATCGGCTGGGTGCGGATGGCGGCGGCAGGCTGGTCGAGGATGCGGTTCTGGCCGATGCCGTGGCGCGGGTTGCCGAGGCGAATGCCGGCGAGAAGATCACCGTCTTCGAGATTCTCACGGCTGTCATGTTCGTGCTCTTCTCGGAGCATCCGGCCGATGTGGCCATTGTCGAGGTCGGGCTGGGCGGCCGGTTTGACGCGACCAATGTCATCCCCCGTCCGGCAGCCAGCCTCATCATGCCCATCTCGCTTGATCACGAGGCCTATCTCGGTGACCGTGTGGAACTGATTGCGGCTGAAAAGGCCGGGATCATCAAGCGCGGCGCGCCGGTGGTCGTTGGCCAGCAGCCTTTCGATGCGGCGCGCGAGGTGCTTGTCGACACGGCGGAGCGGCTGGCCTGCCCGCTCACCGTCTATGGCGAGGATTTCCTGGCGTTCGAGGAAAACGGCCGCATGATCTATCAGGACAATGACGGCCTGTTCGACATGGCGCTGCCGCAGCTTGCCGGCCGGCATCAGATCGCCAATGCGGCGGCGGCCATCGCCGCTGTCAAGGCCGCGGGTTTTCCCGTGGGACTGCGCGCGGCGGAGGCGGCGATGGAGCGCGTGGTCTGGCCTGGCCGTCTGCAGCGCCTCCCGCAAGGCGCGCTTGCGGAACTCGGGCCTGAAGGTGCCGAAATCTGGATCGATGGCGGGCACAATCCGGGTGCAGGCGAGGCGATTGCAGAGGCACTTGCGTCCGAGGAAGACCGTTCTCCGCGACCGTTATTCCTGATCGCCGGCATGATCAACACCAAGGACCAGACCGGCTATTTCCGTGCCTTTGAGGGCATGGCCCGCCATGTATACACCGTTCCGGTGACATCGAGCGATGCCGGTGTCCCCAACGCAGAGCTGGCGGCGCGGGCCATGGAGGCGGGTCTTTCCGCCGAGCCGGTTCATTCGGTGGCTAACGCGCTAAAGCTATTGCGCGATACGCTTGATGCCGGCCGCGACGGCACCGAGCCACCCCCGCGTATCCTGATCTGCGGCTCGCTCTATCTGATCGGCGCGGTGCTGGCCGAAAACGACACCCCACCGCTTTAA
- the accD gene encoding acetyl-CoA carboxylase, carboxyltransferase subunit beta, which yields MNWITSYVRPKINSMLGRRDMPENLWIKDPETGEMVFHKDLEDNLWVIPSSGHHMKISARERLKSFFDGGEYETLENPKVVTDPLKFRDERRYTERLRDAKAKTSMEDAVLSGVGRVEGLELLATVQDFAFMGGSLGMAAGEAIVRAFETAVERKLPLVLYAASGGARMQEGILSLMQLPRTTVALDRLKEAGLPYIVVLTNPTTGGVTASYAMLGDVHIAEPGALIGFAGPRVIEQTIREKLPEGFQRAEYLRDHGMVDMVVSRLEMKDTIARLLKILLKEKAEAAPEVAEEEASDTAEAAPVPVEAQQEEAEQPKA from the coding sequence ATGAACTGGATCACCAGCTATGTGAGGCCGAAGATCAACTCGATGCTCGGTCGTCGGGACATGCCGGAGAACCTCTGGATCAAGGATCCCGAGACCGGCGAGATGGTCTTTCACAAGGATCTGGAAGACAATCTCTGGGTCATTCCCTCCTCCGGCCATCACATGAAGATTTCTGCCCGCGAGCGGCTGAAAAGCTTCTTCGACGGTGGTGAATATGAGACGCTGGAAAACCCGAAGGTCGTCACCGACCCGCTGAAGTTCCGCGACGAACGCCGCTATACCGAACGCCTTCGCGACGCCAAGGCCAAAACCAGCATGGAAGATGCCGTTCTGAGCGGCGTTGGACGCGTGGAGGGACTCGAACTTCTGGCCACCGTGCAGGACTTCGCCTTCATGGGCGGTTCGCTCGGCATGGCTGCCGGTGAGGCGATTGTCCGCGCTTTCGAGACTGCCGTGGAGCGCAAGCTGCCGCTGGTGCTCTACGCTGCCTCCGGCGGCGCGCGCATGCAGGAGGGCATCCTCTCGCTGATGCAGCTGCCGCGCACCACGGTTGCGCTCGACCGGTTGAAGGAAGCGGGGCTACCCTACATCGTCGTGCTTACCAACCCGACCACCGGCGGCGTGACGGCCTCCTACGCCATGCTGGGCGATGTTCACATCGCCGAGCCGGGTGCGCTGATCGGTTTTGCCGGTCCGCGCGTGATCGAGCAGACCATCCGCGAAAAGCTTCCGGAAGGCTTCCAGCGTGCCGAATACCTGCGCGACCATGGCATGGTCGACATGGTCGTGTCGCGGCTTGAGATGAAGGACACCATCGCACGCCTGCTGAAAATCCTGCTGAAGGAAAAAGCGGAAGCTGCGCCCGAGGTGGCGGAAGAAGAAGCATCGGATACAGCCGAAGCGGCCCCGGTTCCCGTTGAGGCACAGCAAGAAGAGGCGGAACAGCCAAAGGCATGA
- the trpA gene encoding tryptophan synthase subunit alpha has product MTTRIDRRFARLKEENRPALVTYFMGGDPDYETSLSIMKALPAAGSDVIELGMPFSDPMADGPAIQAAGLRALKSGQTLAKTLQMARDFRKGDDDTPIVMMGYYNPIYIYGVERFLTDAKDAGIDGLIIVDLPPEMDEELCVPAIKAGLNFIRLATPTTDEERLPKVLENTSGFVYYVSMTGVTGSALPDTNNVSEAVSRIKEHTDLPICVGFGVKTARQAKAIGQAADGVVVGSAIVAAIAQCYNDNGKRIEDPAEAVATLVKGLADGVREARLAAAR; this is encoded by the coding sequence ATGACCACCCGCATTGACCGCCGCTTCGCGCGGCTGAAGGAAGAAAACCGCCCGGCACTCGTGACCTATTTCATGGGCGGCGATCCGGACTATGAGACGTCGCTCTCGATCATGAAGGCGCTGCCTGCGGCGGGCAGCGACGTGATCGAGCTGGGCATGCCCTTCTCCGACCCCATGGCCGATGGCCCGGCCATCCAGGCTGCGGGACTGCGCGCGCTCAAAAGCGGGCAGACGCTGGCGAAGACGCTGCAGATGGCGCGCGACTTTCGCAAAGGTGACGATGACACGCCCATCGTGATGATGGGTTATTACAACCCGATCTACATCTATGGCGTGGAGCGCTTCCTCACAGACGCGAAGGACGCCGGCATTGACGGACTGATCATCGTCGACCTGCCGCCGGAGATGGATGAGGAACTCTGCGTTCCGGCGATCAAGGCAGGGCTGAACTTCATTCGCCTTGCCACGCCGACGACGGATGAAGAACGCCTGCCGAAGGTTCTGGAGAACACGTCGGGCTTTGTCTATTACGTGTCGATGACGGGTGTGACGGGCTCGGCGCTGCCGGACACGAACAATGTGTCCGAAGCGGTTTCGCGCATCAAGGAGCACACGGACCTGCCCATCTGCGTGGGCTTCGGTGTCAAGACGGCGCGGCAGGCCAAGGCCATCGGCCAAGCGGCGGATGGCGTTGTTGTCGGCAGCGCCATCGTGGCGGCCATCGCGCAGTGCTACAACGATAACGGCAAGCGGATCGAAGATCCCGCCGAAGCCGTGGCAACCCTTGTGAAGGGGCTTGCAGACGGGGTGCGCGAAGCGCGTCTTGCTGCCGCCCGATAA
- a CDS encoding phosphoribosylanthranilate isomerase, producing MTLDVKICGLKTDETVAAALNGGASHIGFIFFDKSPRHVEPETAANLRKAALGRAQAVAVTVNADDAELDAIVSAVQPDILQLHGGESPERVAEVKARYGLPVMKAFAIREATDLERIVAYRGIADRFLFDAKPPKGSELPGGNGVSFDWQLLTDLDDKVDYMLSGGLNAANIGTALKAVSPRGIDISSGVESAPGEKDPELIRAFFAAVRRALETDAAPA from the coding sequence ATGACACTGGACGTGAAAATCTGCGGTCTGAAGACCGATGAAACCGTGGCGGCAGCGCTGAATGGCGGGGCGAGCCATATCGGCTTCATCTTCTTTGATAAAAGCCCGCGCCATGTGGAGCCCGAAACGGCTGCAAACCTGCGAAAGGCAGCCCTTGGCCGCGCACAGGCTGTTGCCGTTACGGTGAATGCCGATGATGCGGAACTGGATGCCATCGTGAGCGCGGTCCAGCCCGATATTCTCCAGCTCCATGGCGGGGAAAGCCCGGAGCGCGTTGCCGAGGTGAAGGCACGGTACGGGCTGCCGGTGATGAAGGCCTTCGCCATCCGCGAGGCGACCGACCTGGAACGGATCGTCGCCTATCGTGGCATAGCCGACCGCTTCCTGTTCGATGCCAAGCCACCGAAGGGTTCCGAGCTTCCCGGCGGGAATGGCGTGTCGTTCGACTGGCAGCTTCTGACCGACCTTGACGATAAGGTGGATTACATGCTTTCCGGTGGCCTGAATGCCGCCAATATCGGCACGGCTCTGAAAGCCGTGTCACCGCGCGGAATAGACATTTCGTCTGGCGTTGAAAGCGCGCCCGGCGAGAAAGATCCGGAACTGATACGCGCGTTCTTCGCCGCCGTCCGGCGAGCGCTTGAAACCGACGCGGCTCCGGCATGA
- a CDS encoding M48 family metallopeptidase produces the protein MALGFFNKMIGLKVTAPPAERVHCVAGRELPLRIVENARARRLTLRIEPGGRGLRVTVPPGLSRSREVEEFLERHTGWLEQKLRKLPARPQVRPGIKIPVRGVPHLIVHDPQGRGAARLACQEGEPVLIVPGDKERLPRRVADLLKREAKRDIEALVAKHTATIGKCARAIRFRDTKSRWGSCTSDGALSFSWRIMMAPPLVIDYLVAHEVAHLKEMNHSPRFWKLCKKLSPETDRCKDWLKRNGTALQAIGFE, from the coding sequence ATGGCGCTTGGATTCTTCAACAAGATGATAGGGCTTAAGGTGACGGCTCCTCCGGCAGAGCGCGTGCATTGCGTGGCCGGGCGGGAGCTGCCATTGCGCATCGTCGAGAACGCAAGGGCACGTCGCCTGACCCTTCGCATCGAGCCGGGAGGGCGTGGGCTTCGGGTCACCGTGCCGCCGGGCCTTTCGCGCTCGCGCGAAGTTGAGGAGTTTCTCGAGCGTCACACCGGCTGGCTTGAGCAGAAGCTGAGAAAACTGCCTGCGCGGCCTCAGGTCCGGCCAGGCATCAAGATACCGGTGCGCGGCGTGCCGCATCTCATCGTGCACGATCCCCAGGGGCGCGGTGCCGCACGGCTTGCATGCCAGGAAGGCGAGCCCGTGCTGATTGTGCCGGGCGATAAGGAGCGCCTGCCGCGGCGGGTTGCAGATCTTCTAAAGCGCGAGGCCAAGCGCGATATAGAGGCGCTTGTGGCAAAGCACACGGCAACCATCGGCAAGTGCGCACGCGCCATCCGCTTTCGCGATACAAAGAGCCGCTGGGGTTCGTGTACCTCCGATGGCGCGCTTTCCTTTTCCTGGCGCATCATGATGGCGCCGCCTTTGGTGATCGATTATCTGGTCGCCCACGAGGTCGCACATCTGAAGGAAATGAACCACAGCCCACGCTTCTGGAAACTCTGCAAGAAGCTTAGTCCTGAGACGGACCGCTGCAAGGACTGGCTCAAACGCAACGGCACGGCTTTGCAGGCCATCGGTTTCGAGTGA
- a CDS encoding DUF2852 domain-containing protein gives MTNSALIRPAWTPATIALMVVGFMVFWPLGLAMLAYILWGDRLGEFKKDVNRKTDEVFAGCRRTSKRHSFTGNVAFDDWRDKELERLAEERRKLDEMRDEFDDYMRELRRAKDQEEFDRFMNERNKGRKSGRGKSVPDVTDEA, from the coding sequence ATGACAAATTCTGCGCTTATCCGTCCTGCCTGGACGCCTGCGACGATTGCTCTGATGGTGGTGGGTTTCATGGTGTTCTGGCCGCTCGGCCTCGCCATGCTCGCCTACATTCTGTGGGGTGACCGGCTCGGGGAGTTCAAGAAGGACGTGAACCGAAAAACCGATGAAGTCTTCGCCGGCTGCCGGCGTACATCGAAACGTCATTCGTTTACAGGCAACGTCGCCTTTGACGACTGGCGCGACAAAGAGCTGGAGCGCCTCGCCGAGGAACGCCGCAAGCTTGACGAGATGCGTGATGAGTTCGACGATTACATGCGCGAGCTGCGCCGGGCCAAGGATCAGGAAGAATTCGATCGTTTCATGAACGAACGCAACAAGGGCCGCAAATCGGGCCGCGGCAAGTCCGTCCCCGATGTGACCGACGAGGCTTGA
- a CDS encoding alpha/beta hydrolase, producing the protein MSESKAGSLTIGDTQIAYRHREGRAPGVVWLGGYKSDMLGTKAEALDAWAAEKGHAFLRHDYSGHGESGGAFKDGTISLWLEQSLGVFRAFTKGPQILVGSSMGAWIALRMAQELNRAGEGDRLAGLLLLAPAPDFTSELVEPKLTQANRRQLDEKGYMEEPSEYSDEPYIYTRALFEDGKRNLVLNGVLDTHCPVHILQGKADPDVPFTHAMRLTEHLPADDVTLSLIGDGDHRLSRPQDIALILRSLEGLIERVV; encoded by the coding sequence ATGAGTGAAAGCAAGGCAGGCTCTCTGACGATTGGCGATACGCAGATCGCATACCGGCATCGGGAGGGTCGCGCACCGGGCGTGGTTTGGCTGGGCGGATACAAATCCGACATGCTGGGCACAAAGGCGGAGGCGCTGGATGCGTGGGCTGCTGAAAAGGGCCACGCCTTCCTGCGCCACGACTATTCCGGTCACGGCGAGTCTGGTGGTGCCTTCAAGGACGGCACGATCTCGCTATGGCTGGAGCAGAGTCTGGGTGTTTTCCGGGCATTCACGAAGGGACCGCAGATCCTGGTCGGCTCGTCCATGGGGGCGTGGATCGCACTGCGCATGGCGCAGGAACTGAACCGGGCAGGCGAGGGCGACAGGCTGGCCGGTCTGCTGCTTCTGGCGCCGGCCCCCGATTTCACGAGCGAGCTGGTCGAACCCAAACTGACACAGGCCAATCGGCGGCAGCTCGATGAAAAGGGCTATATGGAAGAGCCCTCCGAATATTCCGACGAACCCTACATCTATACAAGAGCCCTGTTTGAAGATGGAAAACGCAATCTGGTGCTCAATGGCGTTCTCGATACCCATTGTCCCGTGCACATCCTTCAGGGCAAGGCAGATCCCGACGTGCCTTTCACCCACGCCATGCGGCTGACCGAACATCTGCCGGCAGATGACGTGACCCTGTCGCTCATTGGCGACGGCGATCATCGGCTTTCCAGGCCGCAGGACATCGCCCTGATCCTGCGGTCACTGGAAGGTTTGATCGAGCGCGTGGTTTAA
- the infC gene encoding translation initiation factor IF-3 codes for MRRPFKAPPQKVEGPRANRDIRVPQIQLIDDEGNNRGVLATEDALRLAEEAGLDLVEVASNAKPPVCKITDLGKMKYQNQKKAAEARKKQKTIEIKEIKMRPNIDSHDYEVKMKAVRRFFEAGDKVKLTLRFRGREMAHMELGMKLLNRVKEEVEPIAKVEAEPKLEGRQMMMVLAPRTT; via the coding sequence ATTCGCAGACCATTCAAAGCGCCGCCTCAGAAAGTAGAAGGCCCCCGCGCAAACCGTGACATCCGGGTTCCCCAGATTCAGCTCATCGACGACGAAGGCAACAATCGCGGCGTCCTCGCCACGGAAGATGCCCTGCGGCTTGCCGAAGAAGCGGGCCTTGACCTGGTCGAGGTGGCATCCAACGCCAAGCCACCCGTCTGCAAGATCACTGATCTTGGCAAGATGAAGTATCAGAACCAGAAGAAGGCTGCTGAGGCGCGCAAGAAGCAGAAGACCATCGAGATCAAGGAGATCAAGATGCGTCCGAACATCGACTCTCATGATTATGAGGTGAAGATGAAGGCTGTGCGCCGCTTCTTCGAGGCGGGCGACAAGGTCAAGCTGACGCTGCGCTTCCGTGGCCGCGAGATGGCCCATATGGAACTCGGCATGAAGCTCCTCAACCGGGTCAAGGAAGAGGTTGAGCCGATTGCCAAGGTGGAAGCCGAGCCGAAGCTCGAAGGCCGCCAGATGATGATGGTTCTAGCGCCGCGCACCACATAA
- the rpmI gene encoding 50S ribosomal protein L35 has translation MPKMKTKSSVKKRFKVTATGKVKVAAAGKRHGMIKRSNKFIRDARGTMVLSDPDTKIVKKFMPYGL, from the coding sequence ATGCCCAAGATGAAGACGAAGTCTTCTGTCAAGAAGCGGTTCAAGGTAACCGCCACCGGCAAGGTGAAAGTCGCAGCCGCTGGCAAGCGCCACGGCATGATCAAGCGTTCCAACAAGTTCATCCGCGATGCCCGCGGCACGATGGTTCTTTCCGATCCCGATACGAAGATCGTGAAGAAGTTCATGCCCTACGGCCTGTAA
- a CDS encoding serine/threonine protein phosphatase, with amino-acid sequence MDDETKYEKDVLSPDATAALLRLLITGERKRVSSAVLDGQTIWIKRYDVERQPVAKRLHTALTPLMPAAFLRASPRTDRAGAIEREARKLETFRQAGLPTATLLFRNDRVLVLSNVAPIAQSELDMLARHGKHDAHDTLLVQAAETLRRAHDLGLCHGRPHPRDMFITSDDRWGFVDFEEEPEAVMPLATAQARDVWLLFLQICMQAKRHGTPQKAFDAYFAGPPGQVADELRRIIRLFAPLTPLLGAIEHWGLGSDGKRVLKATRFLKSALGNTVVTPADEGQNEMKAKRGYEA; translated from the coding sequence ATGGACGACGAGACGAAATACGAGAAGGACGTTCTTTCGCCGGACGCGACGGCGGCGCTCTTACGCCTGCTGATCACCGGTGAGCGCAAACGCGTCTCTTCGGCCGTCCTCGACGGGCAGACGATCTGGATCAAGCGCTATGATGTGGAGCGGCAGCCAGTGGCCAAACGGCTGCACACGGCGTTGACGCCGTTGATGCCGGCTGCCTTTCTGCGTGCGTCACCCCGCACCGACAGGGCCGGCGCCATCGAACGCGAGGCACGCAAGCTTGAAACCTTCCGCCAGGCGGGTTTGCCCACGGCGACACTGCTTTTCCGCAACGACCGGGTTCTGGTTCTTTCAAATGTTGCTCCCATTGCCCAGAGCGAGCTCGACATGCTCGCCCGCCATGGCAAGCATGATGCTCATGATACGCTTCTGGTGCAGGCAGCCGAAACACTTCGCAGGGCGCACGACCTGGGCCTGTGCCATGGCCGCCCCCACCCTCGCGACATGTTCATAACCAGTGATGATCGATGGGGATTTGTCGATTTCGAAGAGGAGCCCGAGGCTGTAATGCCGCTGGCCACCGCGCAGGCACGCGATGTCTGGTTGCTTTTTCTCCAGATCTGCATGCAGGCAAAACGGCATGGAACGCCGCAGAAGGCATTCGATGCCTATTTTGCCGGGCCGCCAGGACAGGTGGCCGATGAATTACGACGGATCATCCGATTATTTGCACCGCTCACCCCCCTTCTTGGAGCAATCGAGCACTGGGGGCTTGGCAGCGACGGCAAGCGCGTGTTGAAAGCAACACGGTTCTTGAAATCGGCTCTCGGAAACACGGTGGTGACGCCCGCCGACGAAGGCCAGAATGAGATGAAAGCCAAAAGGGGCTACGAGGCATGA
- the pheS gene encoding phenylalanine--tRNA ligase subunit alpha: protein MSELEELEKTIAGQIDAAADEQEIEAVRVATLGKKGSVSQMLKTLGSMSPEERQVMGPAINGLKARVTQALTERRDALRNAAIDARLEREKVDVTLPVRRPPAERGRIHPISQVIDEITAIFADMGFSIAEGPDIETDYYNFTALNFPEGHPAREMHDTFFFPPNEKGERKLLRTHTSPVQIHTMEAQEPPIRIVIPGKTYRQDSDATHSPMFHQLEGLVIDKAANVANMKWVLQEFCKAFFEVPQLNMRFRPSFFPFTEPSLEVDIQCDRSQPGEVRFGEGNDWMEILGCGMVHPNVLRACNLDPDVYQGFAWGMGIDRIATLKYGMPDLRDYFDADVRWIEHYGFRPLDLPTLFGGLSA from the coding sequence ATGAGCGAACTCGAGGAACTGGAAAAGACCATCGCCGGGCAGATCGACGCTGCTGCCGACGAGCAGGAGATCGAAGCTGTGCGGGTGGCCACGCTCGGCAAGAAGGGCTCGGTCTCGCAGATGCTGAAGACGCTCGGCTCCATGTCTCCGGAAGAGCGGCAGGTGATGGGCCCGGCGATCAACGGGCTGAAGGCGCGCGTCACCCAAGCGCTGACTGAACGACGCGACGCGCTGCGCAACGCCGCCATCGACGCGCGACTGGAACGCGAGAAGGTGGATGTCACCCTGCCGGTGCGCCGCCCGCCTGCCGAGCGCGGCCGCATACACCCGATCAGCCAAGTGATCGACGAGATCACCGCAATCTTCGCAGACATGGGTTTTTCCATCGCCGAAGGTCCCGACATCGAGACGGACTATTACAATTTCACGGCGCTGAACTTCCCCGAAGGCCACCCGGCCCGCGAGATGCACGACACCTTCTTCTTCCCGCCGAATGAGAAGGGAGAGCGCAAGCTCCTGCGCACGCACACCTCGCCGGTGCAGATCCACACGATGGAAGCGCAGGAACCGCCGATCCGCATCGTCATTCCCGGCAAGACCTACCGGCAGGATTCCGATGCGACGCACTCGCCCATGTTCCACCAGCTCGAAGGGCTGGTCATCGACAAGGCTGCCAATGTCGCCAACATGAAATGGGTGCTGCAGGAGTTCTGCAAGGCCTTCTTCGAGGTGCCGCAGCTCAACATGCGCTTCCGTCCTTCATTCTTCCCCTTCACCGAGCCGAGCCTTGAAGTGGACATCCAGTGCGACCGCTCGCAGCCGGGCGAAGTGCGCTTCGGCGAGGGCAATGACTGGATGGAGATTCTTGGCTGCGGCATGGTGCACCCCAATGTGCTGCGCGCCTGCAATCTCGATCCCGATGTGTATCAGGGTTTTGCCTGGGGCATGGGCATCGACCGCATCGCCACGCTGAAATACGGCATGCCGGATCTGCGCGACTATTTCGACGCCGATGTGCGCTGGATCGAGCATTACGGCTTCCGCCCGCTAGACCTGCCGACGCTTTTCGGCGGATTGAGCGCTTAA